The following is a genomic window from Strongyloides ratti genome assembly S_ratti_ED321, chromosome : 1.
atacataacaAATTTACTATAAgtattttatacattattaaattatttaaaattttgccttactatatatatatttacatagaattttaaaagaaaactaatataaaatatatatatttaaaatatttaaaataattaaaataaaataaaaaaaagattatagataaaatatctaaagttaattaaaaaaaaaatttaaataacaaaacataatattattgttaaatatacaactacattttttgttaaaaattaatttctattaaatattatatatatcaataaaaataataaaatattttcttatattaatttactatattatgtaaaatttttatttatttttttctattatattttaaaaaaaaaaacttacagtaaaaaaatacttgATGTTGTTGTTAAATTTcgattatttttagtattaattATGTCTTTGGAAACCTTTTTGGTTGAAATTTTAGTTGGATGATGTGTTGAGGGAATCATAGGTAAAAGAGATTTACgatgaaatataaaattttttatattaaaatttcgATTCTCTCCAACAATGGGTAAATATTTAgcatctaaaaaaataataagatatgcataatattatttgagaataaaaaataaatgtcaGTAAACTTACTATTTATGATAGAATCAGCCTTAATATCAAATGagtaaaattttcttttttgacCCAAACGAAAATGATTAGTGGTAGTTGATAGCATTCTAAATAtctataaatgttttaacaaTGAGagaatttataatttttttttttttttgagatgaaatgttaatatatctttgaaggcaagaaaaaaaaaagaatggaaaatgataatttattttatgcttaattattaaatttaattttttatccaattttaaaattatttatcataattattaaatataataatgcttatatttaaaaaaaaaagatgtaaaaataatttatttataaaaaaaaaatataaacttttttgttcataataaaataaaatatttatataaatcttttaccctaactataaattaattaatttgccttcataactaaaataataaattttttttcaaatatatagcatataatattttgtactTTTATGACATAAATTTTTGGTTACAGATGCATTATCAGTGTTAAAtgaatacatttattataaactactaatatttaatcatcatattaaagttattcaagaataaaaatttttagtatataataattgaataaaaaaaaaggttcctaataaatgtatagaaatataaataacttaaaatatttatccaaactttatcatttaagtattttacattaaaaaaatatataaataaattatgtcattctattaaaaatcatttataatttacataatatcttttaatttttttgtaattttagattattatcataacagaaataaatttaataataaataaaaacttattCCTCGATCtgacaatttaaaataatatattataagcaataaaataatattttatctaaacaaaaataaaactaaataatttttttaataaattatacctattgaaatttaattttttattttatgcctcttaacaatttattttatttaaattaaaatttattatttaatttttattgtttaaaaataataaatgaatttttctttactttaaagctatttatgttttttttcttttaaattaaaaatcattttttatcacttacaaaaatataaaaatggttttataaacaaatttgtttaattatatctttttataagataaattatttagtattatataatattatttttagcatcatgataaaaaaaaaacctttaatacttattatttttttttattaaatgaaaatattactgtaacatgtaaataaaaaaaatgtgatatttttgtttattatgaactttttttatgagaataaaaataatttaatccTCTTAATGTATGATATATTtgttgttatattttataagtatCAATTTATacctattaaaaaaagtatttttttaaatttttagaattgattttttagttagttattattatatttaacaaacttataacttttaaaatgtttatttggaaataaaaaatgaaaaaagataagaggatagattttttaataataaaatctttgtctaaaataatttctaattttaaaagataaatttttaaaattaccaaaaaaagtgatttaaaataaatgaattattatagttcaaaaaacttttcattaaacaaatataaataaaaacaaaagttATTTGATTTACTGGTAAtcatgaatatatatatgtacaagtaataaaaaaagtgatcataaaattgtaaattttaaaataaaaaaccatcaatatattaaattgttttttgaaAGTTCAAGAACAAAAGGAGATATACATATACGCGTTGAGAAAAACAAAATCAAtccaaaaaatattgaaattggTAGTGCCGGTAATGCTTTTTGATGTAGTGCCAAAAGTATTAATGTTAAAGAAAGAcccttaaaaatataatttttatattattattcattttttaaacttacgACTAATATTGATACATAACATACGACAACTAAATTCCAGTCATCAAACATTGCAGCTTTTCCTAGGAGTATTgaataaaatacaaaatctCCAAGTCCTAATTTGACACCTTGGTGTTCCTCTTCAGTAGGATGTTGATGGTAAACACCATTAAGCATTAATCTTTCATTTCTATTTTGTACACGAATTTGTGGATTACTTGATGGACCATCTTCATCTAATGTAACTAGTGAATTTTGAGGTCTTTCAGGAGCATATCTTATCCCTCTTCCATCGGTTTTTATTTCACattcattattttgattaCCTTCAACAGGTGTAGTTTCTTCTGTTACCATAACTGTTGTAATAGGTACATAAAGAAGTCCAGaagtatatattaatgaaGCAAAAATAGGTTCATTACGTTCCTGTGCTGTTTCAACTAAAATTCTAAGTGGACcttttgaatataaaacaGCAAATAAATCCCAAAATGagattaataaaagaattcCCCAAACTGTCCAATTTggcataaattttattaaaatcaatGCAAACATAGCAgcaattaatattaaaaatgtttgttGAATAATTAAAGGTCCTTTAAAGTGAATAGATATTATTCCCATAATACATAAATTTCCAGTTATAATAAGTAATGATATCACATCAATCGGTATACCGAAAGCAGTAAATGTTTCTTgtatatgtaaatataagaaaaaagttaaaaataatgctgtgttaaaaaataaaaaaccatcaataattttataaaaacgttttttatacaataaaattattactgtTGTTACAGTTATAATATATGTCAACATGACAGCTGAATTACCAATTATAACTAACATCAAATGCCAAAAAGATTCAGCTCCTTCTTCTCTAAAAGGTGTATAAactcttaaaaaaattattgttattgtCTAATagtttgtaaaaaaaaaaaacttacaatTGTTGACCAAATTTTTCAGTACTACCATAAAAAGgaagatattttatacaaaaaactACATATGACATGCATATTGTTACAggaataaataatgatattacgTGTGAAGCATTATACTTTAAACTTATTTCATCTTTTTCTGTTTCATTTTCCTCTGGACTTCTCAATGGAATAGGAGCTTCATTAGACATATCAATActattttttactataaaaaaaaatgtttatgaaATAAAGTACATTAAGGTTTtgtttttttgataaagaaaaaaaaaactagtAAATCTCTCAAAACATAcgaatattataataaaagatttttactttaattgATTCGTTTTATCTAAAATGCGCAGATGCCaacatttttaacataaaaatttattagaaatttataattttcatcattattattttttaatttttaaattaacgtaaaattttagtaattCAAAATTAATGGAATAATGagatctttaaaataaaatataacttatGTAAAGATGTAATAcaaattcaaaataaaaaaaaaaaacttttaaaaaaaaatggattaaatattcaaccatgtattataaatattttaataaacattattttatctatgTACATTATTCCACAAAAAATTTAGGAGGAAatgtaacttttttatttgagGACGTTGTTAATGTATCTAAAACggaatgttaaattttatgttatactataaaatttatatagttttttACTCATGTGTAAatgatcttttttttaatatataatatataaaagttttttttttttttatatttaatttataatttaatgttaagaaagttaatttattaatacatttatttaattttaaaaatataatttccataaataatatataaaaatatgttattgaagttttttttctttaattgaTTCAGTTTCTTCAGAAATTGAATATTCATCAACTCTTGTTTTATCAACTGGATAAATATACCtttgataaagataaataataaatacaatatCATCACGGAAACATCCAATTCTTGTTGACATGGgcatttttatgataaaagaaaatacatCATCAATAATAGTGTTAAATGCTTTATACATGAATGCTCTCCATGGTAAATGTGCAACTGATTTCAAAcggtaatttaaaaatagttgtGGGAACATGAAACAAAATCCAAAAGCATAAATTGCGTTGGCTaaactatttattataaaactgTACCAACTTTTATGTGGAATGTAAATTAAACTATATATTGTTCCTAGTATTACTAAAGGAGTTACAAttctatataaatatttcattgcTTCAGAATCATATTTATCTGTTTCAATTTCTTGTTTACTTTTTTGTCCCCAAGAAATGTAAggaataataatatacttaaattgtatagatatttttgatgctttttttaatttccataattcaataaatattCTAATTGAGCTAGGTATAATGATAAGCATACTAGCTTTTTGATCTATAAGatataatacaattataGTATCACTAAAACAATTCcatattaaaacttttgtcGACATTCCTttcatatctttttttttcctccaaaaagaaatatcatttttaaatgataatatatcaaCAGTAATATGTACCGTACAaactattataattatagaaagataataataattaatatttgtaaacatatttttaatatcatcaaAATCTTTTTCTGAAAAGCCAAATtcttttaatcttttaaatgattCTAACATATTTATTTGCATACGAAAAGATCCAACTGATAATGGATGATATTCAATTTTAACAGTTGTGGtcaaattttctttttctaatttaagaaaatttgaTTCTTGAACATTCATTTCACTTGGAACTACAACAGGAGTATATTCTTTATTGATCACACTCATAACATGATAAAATTCATAAGGAATTTCATTTGAAGGATATGATAGAAATTCAGTAACTATTCCAAATGgaaatacatttaatatgtgcattatctttttagtgctaacttttgttttttgtttatttgttGATGATGTTAAAAGATTTGACATTTCATCAGCTGGTACTTTCATTTGCGTTAACTTGAAATTTGTATATGATTTCCACTTGGCATATAAAGGTGACTCACCAACATAATTATtaggtaataaaaataaatgtaaatatatatcaccTTTATTTTTGTGTAAAAGAGAAATAtctaatttaacattttcatGAAACTCTtcatttatatgaaaatcattttttctaaatactTCATCACTATCAGTATTGAACTTTTGTGTCAACATTTGATAAACCCTTATTTGAATAAGTGGATCATTATTAccaataaattcttttaaaggctaacaaaaataacaaatattttaacaaaaagaCCTACTTTGTAACAATTggcattattattttctttacaaGTTGTTGGATGATACAAatcataaaaatgataaattgtttttcctaaataaataaaaaaaaatgtcaaaGTAAGGAAAGTAAACAATTTTCCTTTTAacattttagaaaatttttacaagaagtcattgaaaaaataattaatcttCTACTGACACGTATTCGTATAAGAATCTTgttgaaaaaagaaatttggAATTATGTCActggaagaaaaaaatattttcataaaaaataaaacaagacattgaaaattaatttattgcatgattaatattaaaaaaaaaataagatattaaaaattgatgattatattttattaaaattatcaaaacgTGGTGGATTTTCTTCTTGTTAGAATTAGTATTTTCATTAGAAATATTGTtctgaatttttttaaatttaaaataattcaaaaaaagattcaaataattttaattttgtcaactttttttttctaataatttttcttgtctttttcattgatattatttaagaaaaataatattcaatataaaaaattttccttcatttaaaacaaaatttatatctgtaaaaggaaaaataaaactaatcCCAACAACCATGCACTTCTGAATTgactattaataattaaaggAATAAAAGTtagttctttttttatattatttgaagTGCAAAGATTTCTCAAAACACGTGTTTGTTgctaatattcaaaaaagaCTATTATTGAATTTCTATATGATAAGTATATAAgtctattaaaattaaaatcattgttttatttttttgtgtatatttattgaaaagaATTTTTGTTACAGTTTTACAACGAAAAGAAAATCATTTGAACAACGTTTTGTTcactataaaattttctagtaACTTATAACTCATAGAAGTTTCTTCGATTTGGTAAATCATTGTAAGCAtttaattagtttttttCATCGTTAATGGGTTTACCGGGACAAACGCCAACAAATATTCCTGGGCCAGCACCATTGGGAATTCCAAGGCCAACATCAATGGATTTTTCAGGGCAACCACCAATGAATATGCCAGGAATACCATCAATGGGAATACCTGTTCAATCACAAATGAACACACCTGGACAATCACAAATGAATGTACATGGACAGCAACAACCAATGAACGTATTTAGACAACCACCAATGAATATACCTGGACAACAACAATTAAGGTATGAACCCACTCAACAACAACCAATGAATATACCTGATCAACAGCTTTTAATGTATCCACCTAAGCAACCATTAATGAATATTCCTGGACAACAACCATTAATGAATATTCCTGGACAACAACCGTCAATGAATATTCCTGGACAACAACCGTCAATGAATATTCCAGGACAACCACCGTTAATGAATATTCCAGGACAACAACCATTAATGAATATTCTAGGACAACCACCGTTAATGAATATTCCTGGGCAACAACCAATGCCTATGCCTGGTCCACCAGAAATGATGAATGAAACCAAACAAAGTACTAAACTTGATCCAGATCAACTTCCTAGTGCTGTCAAAGTTAGAGAAGATGATAAAATTGAGAAATCAGGAGTTTTTTTAACAGGTTATCCAACAGCGGAATTACCTCCTCTTATAACAACAGAATGTACCGTTCAGGATCAAGGAAATTCAAGTCCACGATTTATACGATCAACTCTTTATAATGTTCCATCAACAAATGATATGATAAATGTATCACATCTTCCTTTTGGAATTACTTGTAGACCATTATGTAGAACGATGCCTGGAGAATGCATTCCACCAATTGCTGTGAATAGTGATACTGGTCCAGTAAGGTGCCAAAGATGTAAAGCATATATGTGTTCATTTATGAAATTTATTGATGGTGGAAGAAGATTTAAATGTCCATTTTGTGATGCATCAACACCTATAACTGATGATTATTTCAATCACATTGATCATACTGGAATGAGAATGGATATTAATTGTCATCCTGAATTTCAATTGGGATCATATGAATTTATTGCAACACCAgcttattgtaaaaataatgttaaaccAAATGAACCagcatttatttttatgttagaTGTTTCTTATAATGCAATTAATAATGGCCTAGttgatatattttgtaaaaattttataaatttattagataaatttCCAAAAGAAGCAAATCAAAACAAATCAACGATTAAAGTTGGTTTTATTACTTATGATAACAAACTTCATTTTTACAACTTATCATCTAAATCAAAAAAACCAGAAATGTCAATTGTTAATGAtcttaatgatatatttattccATTTGTTGAAGGATTTTTAGTTGATGTATCAGAAGCTAAAGAAAGTATTGAGAAAATTCTTAATGAGATACCAAACTTATTTGGTGATTCGAAGATAACTGATATTTGTTTGGGACCAGTTATTCAAGCTGGCTTAGATGCACTGAAAATAACTGATCGAAGTGGAAAAATGTTTGTATTTAATACGTCACTTCCTACATTAGAAGCACCAGGAAAGTTGACACATCgtgatgataaaaatttgggtaatgataaaaaacaCATTATTTTATCTCCAAATGGAGacttttatacaaaattagGAGAAGAATGTGCTAAGAATGGTGTTTCTGTTGATTTGTTTCTTTTTCCCAATTCTTTTATTGACGTTGCTTCATTGTCACCTTTGGTTTCTATATCAGGTGGACAtctatataaatatcaatattttgGTGCTTCAAATGAGGGAAAAATGTTTTTGGCagattttgaaaaatgtaTCTCTCGTAATATAGGTTTTGATGCAATAATGAGAATAAGAACATCATATGGTCTTTGTCCTGAATCATTTTATGGACATTTTTTGATGCAAAATAATACAGATATGGAATTTGGGACAATTGATGAAGACAAAGAAGtagtaattaatattaaatatgatGATAAACTTCTACAAAATCAACCTTGTTATATACAAGCTGCTTTATTATATACAACTGTTTCAGGAGAAAGACGTATACGTATACATAATATTTCTCTTAAGACAACAgataattatttagaaatttataaagGAATAGATAATGATACTCTTATtgcttatttttataaatattgtggaaatgttaataaaacaaaaaatggCCAAGCAATGAAAGAAGAGATTACTAATATATGTGCACATATTTTAGCAACTTATCGTGAAAAATGTTCTGATAATTCACCAATTGGACAACTTGTACTTCCAGAATGTCTTAAATTATTACCACTATATTTTTGTAGTATTCTTAAAAATGATGGATTAACTGGTGGATCTGATTTACATATTGATGATAGAGCTTGGCTTGCGCAAATGATAGGTGGTTTaacaactaaaaatattataaactttttatatccAAGTATTATTCCAGTTACAGGagtttatttagaaaataaaaatcaagaATTTTACATACCTCCTGAAGTTAGAGGGTcatatgaatatttaaaatctgATGAAtcttatttaattaaaagtgcaaatcaattatttttatggaTTGGTAAAGATGTTAGTGATGAATGGataagattaatttttaatgttgcCAATAGCAAAAGTATTAATGTTGATGCGGttagtttttatataaaattttttttaattgttaaaaaattattttagtatGATGTTTCTGAGTATGACAATCCATATTCTCGTGGTTTATgtaagataataaaaatgatacaaaATGACATTGTTTGTCATAGTAGAATTAAGATTGTTCGTCAAAATGATCCACTTGAAGCTTGGATGAAAAGATTTTTAGTTGAAGATCGTTTTGCAGGACAAAACTATTCATATGTCGATGCGTTATGTGTTCTTCATCGTGAAATccgttttattttatcataatcgTTAGATATCTTATTAGGTTCATTTGTGGATACATTGTCAatggaaaaatttattatgtatagcataacaaaataattgtttcaaatattttttaataaaattttaaaaaatgaacatGTAATGTAaccataatttttattgatagtgaattttttaattatacttattatatcttatatttatacaaattatCCCAGAATTTTCTTGGCTTATAAGATATACgtacttataaaaatattataaagcggaaaaaaatgataatctTTAGAAAAGTTTTTTGTTTATAGTCAATATCCCTATTTATGATTACACGtaaaaaatactaaattaaaattatgataaaatatacatattacaaaagataaaaatttcaatattattctatattaactgatttttttatgcatatttttattaaaaaatattacataattgttttttattttttaaaaatataaatttaaaaattaataaaatatattaaataatgccTCAATATAATATGCACACTTTTAAAATACCATGGACtcaaaatgaaattttaggAATAACTCC
Proteins encoded in this region:
- a CDS encoding Cleft lip and palate transmembrane protein 1-like protein gives rise to the protein MLKGKLFTFLTLTFFFIYLGKTIYHFYDLYHPTTCKENNNANCYKPLKEFIGNNDPLIQIRVYQMLTQKFNTDSDEVFRKNDFHINEEFHENVKLDISLLHKNKGDIYLHLFLLPNNYVGESPLYAKWKSYTNFKLTQMKVPADEMSNLLTSSTNKQKTKVSTKKIMHILNVFPFGIVTEFLSYPSNEIPYEFYHVMSVINKEYTPVVVPSEMNVQESNFLKLEKENLTTTVKIEYHPLSVGSFRMQINMLESFKRLKEFGFSEKDFDDIKNMFTNINYYYLSIIIIVCTVHITVDILSFKNDISFWRKKKDMKGMSTKVLIWNCFSDTIIVLYLIDQKASMLIIIPSSIRIFIELWKLKKASKISIQFKYIIIPYISWGQKSKQEIETDKYDSEAMKYLYRIVTPLVILGTIYSLIYIPHKSWYSFIINSLANAIYAFGFCFMFPQLFLNYRLKSVAHLPWRAFMYKAFNTIIDDVFSFIIKMPMSTRIGCFRDDIVFIIYLYQRYIYPVDKTRVDEYSISEETESIKEKKLQ
- a CDS encoding Presenilin homolog is translated as MIKIFYYNILKNSIDMSNEAPIPLRSPEENETEKDEISLKYNASHVISLFIPVTICMSYVVFCIKYLPFYGSTEKFGQQLVYTPFREEGAESFWHLMLVIIVIILLYKKRFYKIIDGFLFFNTALFLTFFLYLHIQETFTAFGIPIDVISLLIITGNLCIMGIISIHFKGPLIIQQTFLILIAAMFALILIKFMPNWTVWGILLLISFWDLFAVLYSKGPLRILVETAQERNEPIFASLIYTSGLLYVPITTVMVTEETTPVEGNQNNECEIKTDGRGIRYAPERPQNSLVTLDEDGPSSNPQIRVQNRNERLMLNGVYHQHPTEEEHQGVKLGLGDFVFYSILLGKAAMFDDWNLVVVCYVSILVGLSLTLILLALHQKALPALPISIFFGLILFFSTRICISPFVLELSKNNLIY
- a CDS encoding Sec24CD ortholog — its product is MGLPGQTPTNIPGPAPLGIPRPTSMDFSGQPPMNMPGIPSMGIPVQSQMNTPGQSQMNVHGQQQPMNVFRQPPMNIPGQQQLRYEPTQQQPMNIPDQQLLMYPPKQPLMNIPGQQPLMNIPGQQPSMNIPGQQPSMNIPGQPPLMNIPGQQPLMNILGQPPLMNIPGQQPMPMPGPPEMMNETKQSTKLDPDQLPSAVKVREDDKIEKSGVFLTGYPTAELPPLITTECTVQDQGNSSPRFIRSTLYNVPSTNDMINVSHLPFGITCRPLCRTMPGECIPPIAVNSDTGPVRCQRCKAYMCSFMKFIDGGRRFKCPFCDASTPITDDYFNHIDHTGMRMDINCHPEFQLGSYEFIATPAYCKNNVKPNEPAFIFMLDVSYNAINNGLVDIFCKNFINLLDKFPKEANQNKSTIKVGFITYDNKLHFYNLSSKSKKPEMSIVNDLNDIFIPFVEGFLVDVSEAKESIEKILNEIPNLFGDSKITDICLGPVIQAGLDALKITDRSGKMFVFNTSLPTLEAPGKLTHRDDKNLGNDKKHIILSPNGDFYTKLGEECAKNGVSVDLFLFPNSFIDVASLSPLVSISGGHLYKYQYFGASNEGKMFLADFEKCISRNIGFDAIMRIRTSYGLCPESFYGHFLMQNNTDMEFGTIDEDKEVVINIKYDDKLLQNQPCYIQAALLYTTVSGERRIRIHNISLKTTDNYLEIYKGIDNDTLIAYFYKYCGNVNKTKNGQAMKEEITNICAHILATYREKCSDNSPIGQLVLPECLKLLPLYFCSILKNDGLTGGSDLHIDDRAWLAQMIVTGVYLENKNQEFYIPPEVRGSYEYLKSDESYLIKSANQLFLWIGKDVSDEWIRLIFNVANSKSINVDAYDVSEYDNPYSRGLCKIIKMIQNDIVCHSRIKIVRQNDPLEAWMKRFLVEDRFAGQNYSYVDALCVLHREIRFILS